The following proteins are co-located in the Podarcis raffonei isolate rPodRaf1 chromosome 5, rPodRaf1.pri, whole genome shotgun sequence genome:
- the LOC128414937 gene encoding trypsin-like isoform X2 yields the protein MLWLGCSLLLAALAAVAAAEKLVGSAKCQQDSVPWQVSLQSVHHVCSGALISQEWVLSSAQCSRSSPDHMEVWLGLQVPETPPKEKQQVIAAAKLVPHKQFNNYTLDYDIMLIKLAQPAVLGELVQPISLPSQCAIAGTQCLASEWISSNSDGTDNLLQCSYLPVTSDATCNNVYPGRFTDRMLCAGQLDSSQDACKGDVGSPLVCEEALQGLLSWKKSCSEENRLGLYTKVCIFEDWIHYTIANN from the exons CTGTTGCAGCTGCTGAGAAGTTGGTTGGTAGTGCCAAGTGCCAACAAGATTCTGTGCCGTGGCAAGTCTCCCTCCAGTCAGTGCACCATGTCTGCAGTGGGGCCCTCATCAGCCAAGAATGGGTGTTGTCCTCAGCTCAGTGCAGCAGGAG CAGCCCAGACCACATGGAGGTCTGGCTTGGCCTACAAGTCCCTGAGACTCCTCCTAAGGAGAAGCAACAGGTCATTGCTGCTGCCAAGCTGGTCCCTCATAAGCAGTTCAACAACTACACACTGGACTATGACATCATGCTCATCAAGCTTGCACAACCAGCTGTCCTGGGTGAGCTAGTGCAGCCCATCAGTTTGCCCAGCCAATGTGCCATAGCTGGGACCCAGTGCCtggcttcagaatggatcagcaGCAACT CTGATGGAACAGACAACCTTCTGCAGTGCTCCTACCTTCCAGTCACATCTGATGCCACGTGCAACAATGTCTACCCAGGACGGTTCACTGACAGGATGCTTTGTGCTGGACAGCTGGACAGCAGCCAAGATGCCTGCAAG GGAGATGTGGGCAGCCCCCTGGTGTGTGAAGAAGCCCTCCAAGGACTGCTGTCCTGGAAGAAAAGCTGCAGTGAAGAGAACCGGCTGGGGCTGTACACCAAGGTCTGCATCTTTGAAGACTGGATCCACTACACAATTGCCAACAACTGA
- the LOC128414937 gene encoding trypsin-like isoform X1 translates to MLWLGCSLLLAALAAVAAAEKLVGSAKCQQDSVPWQVSLQSVHHVCSGALISQEWVLSSAQCSRSSPDHMEVWLGLQVPETPPKEKQQVIAAAKLVPHKQFNNYTLDYDIMLIKLAQPAVLGELVQPISLPSQCAIAGTQCLASEWISSNCSCSGSTYFGLTADGTDNLLQCSYLPVTSDATCNNVYPGRFTDRMLCAGQLDSSQDACKGDVGSPLVCEEALQGLLSWKKSCSEENRLGLYTKVCIFEDWIHYTIANN, encoded by the exons CTGTTGCAGCTGCTGAGAAGTTGGTTGGTAGTGCCAAGTGCCAACAAGATTCTGTGCCGTGGCAAGTCTCCCTCCAGTCAGTGCACCATGTCTGCAGTGGGGCCCTCATCAGCCAAGAATGGGTGTTGTCCTCAGCTCAGTGCAGCAGGAG CAGCCCAGACCACATGGAGGTCTGGCTTGGCCTACAAGTCCCTGAGACTCCTCCTAAGGAGAAGCAACAGGTCATTGCTGCTGCCAAGCTGGTCCCTCATAAGCAGTTCAACAACTACACACTGGACTATGACATCATGCTCATCAAGCTTGCACAACCAGCTGTCCTGGGTGAGCTAGTGCAGCCCATCAGTTTGCCCAGCCAATGTGCCATAGCTGGGACCCAGTGCCtggcttcagaatggatcagcaGCAACT GCAGCTGCTCAGGATCAACATATTTTGGGCTTACAGCTGATGGAACAGACAACCTTCTGCAGTGCTCCTACCTTCCAGTCACATCTGATGCCACGTGCAACAATGTCTACCCAGGACGGTTCACTGACAGGATGCTTTGTGCTGGACAGCTGGACAGCAGCCAAGATGCCTGCAAG GGAGATGTGGGCAGCCCCCTGGTGTGTGAAGAAGCCCTCCAAGGACTGCTGTCCTGGAAGAAAAGCTGCAGTGAAGAGAACCGGCTGGGGCTGTACACCAAGGTCTGCATCTTTGAAGACTGGATCCACTACACAATTGCCAACAACTGA